A window from Micromonospora profundi encodes these proteins:
- a CDS encoding 3-keto-5-aminohexanoate cleavage protein, translating to MTTGTLITVAPTGAESAKAEVPALPVTLDELLRTAKECEALGAAVIHVHIRDEAARPTLDPVRLAETVAALRESTDLIVQLSSGGAVTDPEASRLAVLDARPDMASCTMGTVNFGDDVFLNRWEFIVDLHTRMQERGIVPEYEIFDLGHLSALQRLLGKYGLPAGGHVHVDFVMGVPGGMPGTTETLVAAHRMLRDLPEGTTFSATGVGRSTIPVLLASLSTGGHLRVGMEDTVTYAKGRPVESNMQLVARAVGFAQLAQRPPLTTVEARTLLGL from the coding sequence ATGACGACAGGAACGTTGATCACGGTGGCCCCGACCGGCGCGGAGTCGGCCAAGGCCGAGGTGCCGGCGCTGCCGGTGACGCTCGACGAGCTGCTGCGCACCGCCAAGGAGTGCGAGGCACTCGGTGCCGCCGTGATCCACGTCCACATCCGTGACGAGGCGGCGCGGCCGACCCTCGACCCGGTGCGCCTGGCCGAGACCGTTGCGGCGTTGCGGGAGAGCACCGACCTCATCGTGCAGCTTTCGTCCGGCGGCGCGGTGACCGACCCGGAGGCGTCCCGGCTCGCAGTGCTCGACGCCCGCCCGGACATGGCCTCCTGCACCATGGGCACCGTCAACTTCGGCGACGACGTCTTCCTCAACCGGTGGGAGTTCATCGTCGATCTGCACACCCGTATGCAGGAGCGGGGGATCGTGCCGGAGTACGAGATCTTCGACCTCGGTCACCTGTCGGCGTTGCAGCGGCTGCTCGGCAAGTACGGGCTGCCGGCCGGTGGGCACGTGCACGTCGACTTCGTGATGGGTGTGCCGGGCGGGATGCCGGGCACCACCGAGACGCTCGTCGCTGCGCACCGGATGTTGCGGGACCTGCCGGAGGGCACCACGTTCTCGGCGACCGGTGTCGGTCGGAGCACGATCCCGGTCCTGCTGGCCTCGCTGTCGACAGGCGGGCACCTGCGCGTCGGCATGGAGGACACAGTGACGTACGCCAAGGGGCGCCCGGTGGAATCCAACATGCAGCTGGTCGCCCGTGCGGTCGGCTTCGCCCAGCTCGCCCAGCGGCCGCCGCTTACCACGGTCGAAGCTCGTACCCTGCTCGGGTTGTAA